In the Theobroma cacao cultivar B97-61/B2 chromosome 1, Criollo_cocoa_genome_V2, whole genome shotgun sequence genome, one interval contains:
- the LOC18611791 gene encoding protein TONSOKU isoform X1, protein MAREEELQINMAKRAYRKAKEEGNRQEEARWANVIGDILKNRGEYVEALKWFRIDYDISNKYLPEKQLLPTCQALGEVYLRLEDYQDALIYQKKHLDLAKDANDLVEQQRASTQLGRTYHEMFLKSDGDHYSVRKAKKYFKCAMELAQTLKENPPNNKSSFRKEYIDAHNNIGMLEMDLDNLDEALKFLTKGLEICDEEEVAEDDDGRSRLHHNLGNVYIELRRWDKAREHIEKDIIICKRIGHCQGEAKGYINLGELHYRVQKYDEAILCYQKALDLAKSMEDEDALAAQINQNINTVKEAINVMNELKKEEQNLKKLRRKMVTAKGTPEERKFLLQQNSCLDRLIEKSAMIFAWLKHREFAKRKKSIASELCDKEKLSDAFLVVGESYQKLRNFSKAIKWYTKSWEGYKLIGNLEGQALAKINIGDVLDCSGDWTGALEAFEEGCRIAAKAKLPSVQISALENMHYSHMIRFDHVEEARRLQLEIDKLKQSKTKELEAKHVTMDCCSETDTEGDDHCSDNMSNAYSGVMSKSNSNKSASLAASGELNDDLPLISLIRPSKRSSKTETAPSGKYNISTEPDEAFPSSLSKSTRNQQTVVGRKRVRVVLSDDEGDMHDEVEGSAGRLHECPVNVAASNEFKSKSGPVRSDYKSQDFSPVPSKSPIQHCNLVNIEESICSYKSVSPNITVSNGKINRSLSDAEVVIVSGFAASTLKCDINASENLLHEHNAPHLKLHTTDNEDDGCITFKVDTSMINVELSSFMIGDKISMESLEVELACLYYLQLPVEKRSKGLLPIIQNMECGGRPLESFENFDALRNHMRKVLVDVVIDGWVQKRLMKLYIDSCNELSEAPNMKLLKKLYVSEIEDDVDVSECELQDISVTPLLNALYTHKGVAMLDLSHNLLGNATMEKLQQFFSSSGQKYADLTLDLHCNRFGPTALFQICECPVLFTRLEVLNISGNRLTDACGSYLSTILEKCKALFSLNVERCSITSRTIQKVADALGTGSALSQLLIGYNNPISGNAITNLLGKLAKMKRFSDLSLNGLKLSKPVVDGLCYLAKTSCLSRLMLEGTGIGTDGALGLTQSLFSSTQEPLKLDLSYCGVTSTYVYQLNTDVTFISGILELNLGGNPIMLEGGNALASLLINPQCCLKALILNKCQLGMAGILQIIQALAENDSLEELNLADNADTNKQLTIQCDKLTKESSEYLQPDHTISEPYLNQCVSKECDVEQGMCVINADCCKLEVADSEDDEVRVGTAACEFDDSCASSCQRNSSMECQFIQDLSTAIGMVKQLQVLDLSNNGFSVEASEALFNAWSSGSRVGLAWRHIDNQTIHLSVEVNKCCRVKSCCKKD, encoded by the exons AAAAAACATTTGGATCTTGCTAAGGATGCCAATGATCTTGTTGAGCAGCAAAGAGCCAGCACACAACTTGGGCGTACCTACcatgaaatgtttttaaaatctGATGGTGACCATTACTCAGTTCGGAAagccaaaaaatattttaagtgtgCCATGGAGCTTGCTCAGACTCTCAAGGAGAACCCCCCTAATAATAAGTCTTCTTTTCGCAAAGAGTATATTGATGCACACAATAATATTGGTATGCTAGAAATGGACCTTGATAACTTGGATGAAGCACTAAAATTCCTCACTAAAGGTTTGGAGATATGTGATGAAGAGGAAGTCGCTGAGGATGATGATGGGCGTAGTAGGCTTCATCACAATCTGGGAAATGTTTATATTGAGTTGAGGAGGTGGGACAAAGCACGTGAACACATTGAGAAAGACATAATAATTTGTAAGAGAATTGGGCACTGCCAAGGAGAGGCAAAAGGGTACATTAATCTTGGTGAGTTGCATTACAGGGTTCAAAAGTATGATGAGGCAATACTTTGCTACCAGAAGGCACTTGATTTGGCAAAATCCATGGAAGATGAGGATGCTTTAGCAGcacaaatcaatcaaaatatcaataCTGTAAAGGAAGCTATTAATGTAATGAATGAACTGAAAAAGGAAGAGCAGAATCTCAAGAAGCTTAGAAGAAAGATGGTTACTGCAAAAGGAACACCGGAGGAGCGTAAGTTTCTGCTACAGCAGAATTCATGTCTAGATCGTCTCATTGAGAAATCAGCTATGATCTTTGCATGGCTGAAG CATCGTGAATTTGCCAAAAGGAAGAAGAGCATAGCAAGTGAACTTTGTGATAAGGAAAAGCTGAGTGATGCATTTTTAGTTGTTGGAGAATCATACCAGAAGCTCAGGAACTTCAGCAAAGCCATTAAATGGTACACAAAGAGTTGGGAAGGATACAAGTTAATTGGAAATCTGGAG GGTCAAGCATTGGCAAAAATCAATATTGGTGATGTTTTGGACTGCAGTGGTGATTGGACTGGAGCACTTGAGGCATTTGAAGAGGGCTGCAG GATTGCTGCTAAAGCTAAGCTTCCTTCTGTTCAGATTTCTGCATTGGAGAATATGCATTATAGCCACATGATAAGATTTGACCATGTTGAAGAGGCCAG GAGGTTGCAGCTTGAAATTGACAAATTGAAACAGTCAAAAACTAAGGAGCTTGAAGCAAAACATGTCACAATGGATTGCTGCTCTGAAACTGACACAGAAGGGGATGATCATTGCTCAGATAACATGTCTAATGCATACTCAGGGGTGATGAGTAAATCCAATTCTAACAAATCAGCATCTTTAGCTGCTAGTGGAGAGCTGAATGATGATTTACCTCTAATTTCACTTATCCGACCCAGCAAAAGATCATCCAAAACTGAAACAGCCCCCTCAGGAAAATACAATATTTCTACTGAGCCAGATGAAGCTTTTCCAAGTAGTTTGTCCAAATCAACAAGAAATCAGCAAACAGTTGTTGGTCGTAAACGTGTTCGTGTAGTCCTCTCGGATGATGAAGGTGACATGCATGATGAAGTAGAAGGCTCTGCAGGAAGGCTGCATGAATGTCCAGTTAATGTTGCTGCTTCAAACGAAT TTAAGAGTAAAAGTGGTCCTGTCCGTTCTGATTATAAATCTCAG GATTTCTCCCCAGTTCCCTCCAAAAGTCCCATCCAGCACTGCAATCTTGTCAATATTGAAGAAAGCATTTGTTCATACAAATCTGTGAGCCCCAATATAACTGTTTCGAATGGAAAAATTAACAGATCTTTAAGTGATGCCGAAGTTGTTATTGTTTCTGGTTTTGCTGCTAGCACTTTGAAATGTGACATCAATGCCTCTGAGAACTTACTGCACGAACATAATGCTCCTCATCTCAAGTTGCATACTACTGATAATGAGGATGAT GGCTGCATAACATTCAAAGTTGATACCAGCATGATAAATGTGGAATTGAGCTCATTTATGATTGGCGATAAGATAAGCATGGAGTCTTTGGAGGTTGAACTAGCTTGCTTATATTATTTGCAGCTTCCTGTAGAGAAGAGATCAAAGG GTCTGTTGCCCATCATTCAGAACATGGAATGTGGTGGGAGACCTCTGGAATCCTTTGAAAACTTTGATGCTCTTAGGAATCATATGAGGAAGGTTTTGGTTGATGTTGTTATTGATG GATGGGTCCAGAAGCGCTTGATGAAATTGTATATTGACAGCTGCAATGAATTATCTGAGGCACCAAATATGAAGTTGCTTAAAAAATTGTATGTTTCAGAG ATAGAGGATGACGTTGATGTGTCTGAATGTGAACTGCAAGATATATCAGTAACTCCATTGTTGAATGCCTTGTATACACATAAAGGGGTTGCCATGCTAGACCTTTCTCACAACTTGTTAG GAAATGCAACAATGGAGAAACTccaacaatttttttcatcatcaggCCAAAAATATGCTGACTTGACTTTGGATTTGCATTGCAATCGATTTGGTCCTACTGCTTTATTCCAG ATTTGTGAGTGCCCTGTGCTGTTCACTCGACTTGAAGTACTTAATATCTCTGGTAATCGTCTCACTGATGCATGTGGATCATATTTATCAACCATCCTTGAAAAGTGCAAAG CCCTGTTCAGCTTGAATGTAGAGCGCTGTTCCATTACTTCCAGAACAATTCAAAAGGTTGCTGATGCACTTGGTACTGGATCTGCCCTATCACAACTTCTCATAG GATATAACAACCCTATATCTGGGAATGCCATCACTAATTTATTGGGCAAACTTGCTAAAATGAAAAG aTTTTCAGATCTTAGTTTAAATGGCTTAAAACTAAGCAAGCCTGTGGTTGATGGCCTTTGCTACCTTGCTAAAACCTCATGTCTGTCACGATTGATGCTTGAGGGCACTGGTATAGGAACT GATGGAGCACTAGGATTGACTCAATCATTGTTCAGCTCAACTCAGGAGCCTTTGAAACTTGATCTGTCTTATTGTGGAGTAACATCTACATACGTTTATCAACTTAACACCGATGTTACTTTCATTAGTGGCATTCTTGAGCTCAACCTTGGAGGAAATCCCATTATGCTAGAg GGTGGCAATGCATTAGCATCACTGCTTATCAATCCTCAATGTTGTCTAAAAGCTTTGATCCTGAACAAGTGTCAGCTGGGGATGGCTGGAATTCTTCAAATAATTCAGGCACTAGCAG AGAATGACTCTCTAGAAGAGCTCAATCTTGCTGATAATGCTGATACGAATAAGCAGTTAACTATACAATGTGATAAATTGACAAAAGAGAGCTCAGAGTACTTACAGCCAGACCACACCATATCTGAACCGTATCTTAATCAATGTGTTTCCAAGGAATGTGATGTTGAGCAGGGCATGTGTGTTATTAACGCAGACTGCTGTAAGCTTGAAGTTGCTGATAGCGAAGATGATGAGGTAAGGGTAGGAACAGCTGCATGTGAGTTCGATGACAGCTGTGCAAGCTCATGCCAAAGAAATTCGTCTATGGAGTGCCAGTTCATTCAAGATCTTTCCACTGCCATTGGCATGGTAAAGCAGTTGCAGGTGTTAGATCTTAGCAATAATGGGTTCTCAGTTGAAGCTTCCGAAGCTTTATTCAATGCTTGGTCATCAGGTTCAAGGGTTGGTTTAGCTTGGCGGCACATTGATAATCAGACAATCCATTTGTCAGTGGAAGTAAATAAGTGTTGTAGAGTCAAATCCTGCTGCAAAAAGGATTAA
- the LOC18611791 gene encoding protein TONSOKU isoform X2 has translation MAREEELQINMAKRAYRKAKEEGNRQEEARWANVIGDILKNRGEYVEALKWFRIDYDISNKYLPEKQLLPTCQALGEVYLRLEDYQDALIYQKKHLDLAKDANDLVEQQRASTQLGRTYHEMFLKSDGDHYSVRKAKKYFKCAMELAQTLKENPPNNKSSFRKEYIDAHNNIGMLEMDLDNLDEALKFLTKGLEICDEEEVAEDDDGRSRLHHNLGNVYIELRRWDKAREHIEKDIIICKRIGHCQGEAKGYINLGELHYRVQKYDEAILCYQKALDLAKSMEDEDALAAQINQNINTVKEAINVMNELKKEEQNLKKLRRKMVTAKGTPEERKFLLQQNSCLDRLIEKSAMIFAWLKHREFAKRKKSIASELCDKEKLSDAFLVVGESYQKLRNFSKAIKWYTKSWEGYKLIGNLEGQALAKINIGDVLDCSGDWTGALEAFEEGCRIAAKAKLPSVQISALENMHYSHMIRFDHVEEARRLQLEIDKLKQSKTKELEAKHVTMDCCSETDTEGDDHCSDNMSNAYSGVMSKSNSNKSASLAASGELNDDLPLISLIRPSKRSSKTETAPSGKYNISTEPDEAFPSSLSKSTRNQQTVVGRKRVRVVLSDDEGDMHDEVEGSAGRLHECPVNVAASNEFKSKSGPVRSDYKSQDFSPVPSKSPIQHCNLVNIEESICSYKSGCITFKVDTSMINVELSSFMIGDKISMESLEVELACLYYLQLPVEKRSKGLLPIIQNMECGGRPLESFENFDALRNHMRKVLVDVVIDGWVQKRLMKLYIDSCNELSEAPNMKLLKKLYVSEIEDDVDVSECELQDISVTPLLNALYTHKGVAMLDLSHNLLGNATMEKLQQFFSSSGQKYADLTLDLHCNRFGPTALFQICECPVLFTRLEVLNISGNRLTDACGSYLSTILEKCKALFSLNVERCSITSRTIQKVADALGTGSALSQLLIGYNNPISGNAITNLLGKLAKMKRFSDLSLNGLKLSKPVVDGLCYLAKTSCLSRLMLEGTGIGTDGALGLTQSLFSSTQEPLKLDLSYCGVTSTYVYQLNTDVTFISGILELNLGGNPIMLEGGNALASLLINPQCCLKALILNKCQLGMAGILQIIQALAENDSLEELNLADNADTNKQLTIQCDKLTKESSEYLQPDHTISEPYLNQCVSKECDVEQGMCVINADCCKLEVADSEDDEVRVGTAACEFDDSCASSCQRNSSMECQFIQDLSTAIGMVKQLQVLDLSNNGFSVEASEALFNAWSSGSRVGLAWRHIDNQTIHLSVEVNKCCRVKSCCKKD, from the exons AAAAAACATTTGGATCTTGCTAAGGATGCCAATGATCTTGTTGAGCAGCAAAGAGCCAGCACACAACTTGGGCGTACCTACcatgaaatgtttttaaaatctGATGGTGACCATTACTCAGTTCGGAAagccaaaaaatattttaagtgtgCCATGGAGCTTGCTCAGACTCTCAAGGAGAACCCCCCTAATAATAAGTCTTCTTTTCGCAAAGAGTATATTGATGCACACAATAATATTGGTATGCTAGAAATGGACCTTGATAACTTGGATGAAGCACTAAAATTCCTCACTAAAGGTTTGGAGATATGTGATGAAGAGGAAGTCGCTGAGGATGATGATGGGCGTAGTAGGCTTCATCACAATCTGGGAAATGTTTATATTGAGTTGAGGAGGTGGGACAAAGCACGTGAACACATTGAGAAAGACATAATAATTTGTAAGAGAATTGGGCACTGCCAAGGAGAGGCAAAAGGGTACATTAATCTTGGTGAGTTGCATTACAGGGTTCAAAAGTATGATGAGGCAATACTTTGCTACCAGAAGGCACTTGATTTGGCAAAATCCATGGAAGATGAGGATGCTTTAGCAGcacaaatcaatcaaaatatcaataCTGTAAAGGAAGCTATTAATGTAATGAATGAACTGAAAAAGGAAGAGCAGAATCTCAAGAAGCTTAGAAGAAAGATGGTTACTGCAAAAGGAACACCGGAGGAGCGTAAGTTTCTGCTACAGCAGAATTCATGTCTAGATCGTCTCATTGAGAAATCAGCTATGATCTTTGCATGGCTGAAG CATCGTGAATTTGCCAAAAGGAAGAAGAGCATAGCAAGTGAACTTTGTGATAAGGAAAAGCTGAGTGATGCATTTTTAGTTGTTGGAGAATCATACCAGAAGCTCAGGAACTTCAGCAAAGCCATTAAATGGTACACAAAGAGTTGGGAAGGATACAAGTTAATTGGAAATCTGGAG GGTCAAGCATTGGCAAAAATCAATATTGGTGATGTTTTGGACTGCAGTGGTGATTGGACTGGAGCACTTGAGGCATTTGAAGAGGGCTGCAG GATTGCTGCTAAAGCTAAGCTTCCTTCTGTTCAGATTTCTGCATTGGAGAATATGCATTATAGCCACATGATAAGATTTGACCATGTTGAAGAGGCCAG GAGGTTGCAGCTTGAAATTGACAAATTGAAACAGTCAAAAACTAAGGAGCTTGAAGCAAAACATGTCACAATGGATTGCTGCTCTGAAACTGACACAGAAGGGGATGATCATTGCTCAGATAACATGTCTAATGCATACTCAGGGGTGATGAGTAAATCCAATTCTAACAAATCAGCATCTTTAGCTGCTAGTGGAGAGCTGAATGATGATTTACCTCTAATTTCACTTATCCGACCCAGCAAAAGATCATCCAAAACTGAAACAGCCCCCTCAGGAAAATACAATATTTCTACTGAGCCAGATGAAGCTTTTCCAAGTAGTTTGTCCAAATCAACAAGAAATCAGCAAACAGTTGTTGGTCGTAAACGTGTTCGTGTAGTCCTCTCGGATGATGAAGGTGACATGCATGATGAAGTAGAAGGCTCTGCAGGAAGGCTGCATGAATGTCCAGTTAATGTTGCTGCTTCAAACGAAT TTAAGAGTAAAAGTGGTCCTGTCCGTTCTGATTATAAATCTCAG GATTTCTCCCCAGTTCCCTCCAAAAGTCCCATCCAGCACTGCAATCTTGTCAATATTGAAGAAAGCATTTGTTCATACAAATCT GGCTGCATAACATTCAAAGTTGATACCAGCATGATAAATGTGGAATTGAGCTCATTTATGATTGGCGATAAGATAAGCATGGAGTCTTTGGAGGTTGAACTAGCTTGCTTATATTATTTGCAGCTTCCTGTAGAGAAGAGATCAAAGG GTCTGTTGCCCATCATTCAGAACATGGAATGTGGTGGGAGACCTCTGGAATCCTTTGAAAACTTTGATGCTCTTAGGAATCATATGAGGAAGGTTTTGGTTGATGTTGTTATTGATG GATGGGTCCAGAAGCGCTTGATGAAATTGTATATTGACAGCTGCAATGAATTATCTGAGGCACCAAATATGAAGTTGCTTAAAAAATTGTATGTTTCAGAG ATAGAGGATGACGTTGATGTGTCTGAATGTGAACTGCAAGATATATCAGTAACTCCATTGTTGAATGCCTTGTATACACATAAAGGGGTTGCCATGCTAGACCTTTCTCACAACTTGTTAG GAAATGCAACAATGGAGAAACTccaacaatttttttcatcatcaggCCAAAAATATGCTGACTTGACTTTGGATTTGCATTGCAATCGATTTGGTCCTACTGCTTTATTCCAG ATTTGTGAGTGCCCTGTGCTGTTCACTCGACTTGAAGTACTTAATATCTCTGGTAATCGTCTCACTGATGCATGTGGATCATATTTATCAACCATCCTTGAAAAGTGCAAAG CCCTGTTCAGCTTGAATGTAGAGCGCTGTTCCATTACTTCCAGAACAATTCAAAAGGTTGCTGATGCACTTGGTACTGGATCTGCCCTATCACAACTTCTCATAG GATATAACAACCCTATATCTGGGAATGCCATCACTAATTTATTGGGCAAACTTGCTAAAATGAAAAG aTTTTCAGATCTTAGTTTAAATGGCTTAAAACTAAGCAAGCCTGTGGTTGATGGCCTTTGCTACCTTGCTAAAACCTCATGTCTGTCACGATTGATGCTTGAGGGCACTGGTATAGGAACT GATGGAGCACTAGGATTGACTCAATCATTGTTCAGCTCAACTCAGGAGCCTTTGAAACTTGATCTGTCTTATTGTGGAGTAACATCTACATACGTTTATCAACTTAACACCGATGTTACTTTCATTAGTGGCATTCTTGAGCTCAACCTTGGAGGAAATCCCATTATGCTAGAg GGTGGCAATGCATTAGCATCACTGCTTATCAATCCTCAATGTTGTCTAAAAGCTTTGATCCTGAACAAGTGTCAGCTGGGGATGGCTGGAATTCTTCAAATAATTCAGGCACTAGCAG AGAATGACTCTCTAGAAGAGCTCAATCTTGCTGATAATGCTGATACGAATAAGCAGTTAACTATACAATGTGATAAATTGACAAAAGAGAGCTCAGAGTACTTACAGCCAGACCACACCATATCTGAACCGTATCTTAATCAATGTGTTTCCAAGGAATGTGATGTTGAGCAGGGCATGTGTGTTATTAACGCAGACTGCTGTAAGCTTGAAGTTGCTGATAGCGAAGATGATGAGGTAAGGGTAGGAACAGCTGCATGTGAGTTCGATGACAGCTGTGCAAGCTCATGCCAAAGAAATTCGTCTATGGAGTGCCAGTTCATTCAAGATCTTTCCACTGCCATTGGCATGGTAAAGCAGTTGCAGGTGTTAGATCTTAGCAATAATGGGTTCTCAGTTGAAGCTTCCGAAGCTTTATTCAATGCTTGGTCATCAGGTTCAAGGGTTGGTTTAGCTTGGCGGCACATTGATAATCAGACAATCCATTTGTCAGTGGAAGTAAATAAGTGTTGTAGAGTCAAATCCTGCTGCAAAAAGGATTAA
- the LOC18611792 gene encoding protein IDA-LIKE 2, producing the protein MVQCRRQLILLLWLLVMFTIIVCHCHGSRTTNVFKIKPKSQYTGHFLGFLPRHFPIPASGPSRKHNDLGLQSWRSP; encoded by the coding sequence ATGGTTCAATGTAGAAGGCAACTGATTCTACTTCTCTGGCTCTTGGTAATGTTCACTATCATTGTTTGCCACTGCCATGGTTCAAGAACCACCAACGTTTTCAAAATCAAGCCAAAATCTCAGTACACAGGCCACTTCCTGGGGTTCTTGCCCAGACATTTTCCCATACCAGCTTCGGGTCCTTCAAGGAAACACAATGACCTTGGCTTACAAAGCTGGAGATCACCATGA